The Electrophorus electricus isolate fEleEle1 chromosome 8, fEleEle1.pri, whole genome shotgun sequence genome contains the following window.
TCTTTTGTTAGACACCATTACAAACCTCTACTGAACTTCATTCTCTGCCCACTGTCTGGCTCTGCCCTCAGAAGCCTGCTGTTCTTGAGATGACCATATGAATAAAGTTCTCTATTACCACAAATATGTGTTTTGatggaaataaagagaaaagtacACCAACGCAGATTAGGGGGAGAAAATGAACTTTCTACCCTGCCTCCTGCCGCTGATGAGCCAATCACACCTTTCACACAGTTTCAGAAGAAACTGGGACCCTTTCAGTGTGGACTGCTGACTGTAGTCCAAGATGCCGAAGCTGACCTTTTTGTCTTAGCGAGTCCTTGTTTCcgtttaaaagtgttttatcTTTTCTGATTTGTTTAGCTTCCCATAAGGCCTTacgtggggggaggggggatgaggagagagggtggATGTTTCAGGGTGGGAAATCTTGGGTGATGTGATCGCACAGAGAGGGGCGGTCTTTTTGCGTTAACTGTGTTATTTCAAATGTGATTGTAATGTTTTGTATCGTTGAGTAGGAGAATGTGTTATGTAAGCATATTTTCAATAAAGCATTCAGGGTTTTGAAAAAGGCTATGAGCGTTACATGTGCCTCCCAAGgtgctgaaaatgaaatgaaataaataaagatttaaaatttaaatgatctAGTGCTTATGTCATAAAGGTATTCCACCCCAATCTAACTGCACATGACTCTCTTATCTGGGTCCTtaccacaaaatacacattACAGGCTGTTAGGAGTTTGGATatgctgtgtggtggtgttaggtGGTGTTAATGTTTTTTAGGGGGTATCAGTGATAACACATATTTTGAACTCACAACATAGATTGTAACCACATCAGTATGAACTTTCTTTAAAATTACatgttatttataataaatggAATAAACGTTTTTTTATGCAAAAACTGTCTTACATCTAAAATATACGTATGCTCCGCTTAAATCATATTCTACCATGACGTCTAAATCAGTAGATAACTAGAAACgtgttaaaatatatacattttaggCAGATTAGTTGCAATAATTATGGACTATGCTACTAACTGCTTATTCGGACAATACAATACAACATCTCAAAGATCCTGAAGCAGCTATGCTGCCTTCAGGAGCTCCTCGGAAGCTCATACTAGTTCGGAAGTCGTAATTACGACACGGTGCGCGTTCAAGTGCTTTTTGGACtcgttttgtttttactttcgCTTTTGTATCgttaaaaaacaggaaatttaCGTTGCTccactgaaagaaaaatgaatatacTGAAACAGGTGgatgaatgtaaataaataaacaacacgTTCTTGGTTATTATGATTAGCGTTGTTGTTGTTCCTCATCAATATAAGTGCAAGAGTGTGTCGTTTTGTGCAGGAGCATAATTATGATGGCTATGCAGTAGATGTGTTTCACTGGTGCTGCAGGTAGCGACCGCATGGTTCCTAGTTTAGTTTCTCAAGGAAAAACGCCTTTATAATTTTAGGATGGGGTGGAAGTGAGGAGTTGTTTCACAGGAGGTGTCTGCGCGTTATTTTCTGTTCTTACGGTAAATCCGTCGGTAAACGAGGAGACTGCTCCGAGAAGAGCGATGGCGGCTCCGTTATCGCAGTTTGATGAAGACTGGCAGGACTTTAACGAGTTCAGCCCGGTCGCGGACGCTCGTCTGTCCAGGCTGGACCGGATCAACGCGAACATGGGCGACGCTGGACCGGAGGGTTTCTCGGACACGGACAACTGCGTCTCCGGAGAGACGTGCCGCTTCGAGTCCCTGGAGGACCTGGTGCATGATTTCGACGAGAGACTGACCGTGTGCTTCCGAACTCACGACACCAGGACCGAGAATATCGCCCCGGTTAAGCCCATTACGGAGGACAATCTTCTGAAGGACGACGAGTAAGAAGTCCGTCGTGTAATTTTCTTCAGAAAATCAGTGCTGTGTAAACAACGTTAGCGTTAGCCCAGCCAGCGTTAGCTCAAACATGTCCAACTCTGTCTCACAGCTTTGCTCCACAAACGGTCATCTTGCAGTCTCAGATGTCGTTCATGAGAGGTTTCGCGATTTTAATGCTCTCGTAACTAATTCATTTCGTTGTCAGTAAATGATTATTCATCTAAGTGagctaaaataaacatattataagctagctaacctaacctagatACATCACGGGCAGCTAGGTTAGCTTGCAAGTTAACAAAGTTCCAGCTAGTTACATGAGAATAAAGTTATTAGCTGTCTTAACTATATGGTTATTTATACGGTTTGACGGATAATTATATAGTTTTATGGTTAACTAGGCTATATGGTTAACTATATAGTTTTACGGTTGGCTATAGTTAACTATATTATTTGATGGTTGTCAGGTGTTTTTGAAACCTTTAACGGACTTTATTCGTGACACTGCAGCTGTTGTCAGTTGTTTCATCAGGTGACTAAGTCAAGGAAAGTCCATTGAAGTCATCTGAAGTTGGCCTAGAAATATGATGGCTTGAATGTGATTCTTGAACTTTAGCTGTAACCTATACCTTTCTCTGCAGCTTTAGGCTATTTCTCATTCCTGTCGAGCTTTCCCGTCATTCCCAGGAGGTGTTTTTGGTTGCTATTCGGCCAAATATTGGCACTTTGAATAAGGGTCGAGAGAAGGAAACATGGATAAGAAGATGTATTGAAGATGGTAACAGAGTGGGAAAAATGTCGTggatagattgtgtgtgttttagagtaaaggAAGAGATGGTCAGGTAAGGTTTTGTGTGCGACACACGTGGCCTTCCTCACAGACACATGAGAGAGGAGACTTGGGAAGTGCTTTCACAGACTTCAGAGTGtcctcccacagacacacaattttcaaatgttttgttgattATTTCTTATTTGGATTAAATGTCCAAAGTTCTGAGTCTCCTGTTTCAAGCGCGTCCCCTCATGAGGGGTGTTGGCAGGGCTGTTCGCTGGGTGGTCTTGAGGAGACACCGCCTTTAGTAGCAGATTTACTGATCAAACAGGCCAGCTGTTTGTGGGGAAGGAGAGAAGTGGTAGGTGGTGTGCCGATGGCCGTGATGAGTCTCCCGGAAGCCCTGTGCTCTCTCTGCGGACTGATAAGGGGGAAGAGGATGTGTTGAAAtggacacaacacacaacacggCAAAGATCTTCTCATACATCACACTGACTTGGCCTGCAGCGGGGCTCTTTAGTCCTTTATTTCCAGGGCTCTGGCTGGTCTCCACTGGCTGTTGTTTTCACAGCTGGACTGAAATACTGAGTGGAATACATTACACAGTAGGATACAGAGGAAAAGTGTCACAGTCCTCCTAACCCCCCCAAAGCCACAAACCGGATAAGCAGTGTTTTATGAATAGTCAATTTTTAATggattagaaatattttatccCTACAGATTCAAACTGCtgtattgtgagtgtgtgctggtgatcCATGGTTATGGTTTGACATGGTTGAAGTTCCACCATAATTCACAGGCTCTAGAGTTCATGCGTgtgctccctctccctgtctctctttgggtgtgtgtagaaTATGGAATACTCTCACAGATAACTATGGAAACGTGATGCCTGTGGACTGGAAGACGTCTCACACTCGCTCTCTGCACCTTCCTACGCTCAACCTCTGTCTGCAGGAGGTAAGAACTCCATCCCTCCATACATCTGTCCATCACCTCTCACAGTAGAGCTCAACACACCCATCCATCTCACACTGTTAACAAGGATTCAGTGACAGTGAGGAACTTTTCTCCGTTTCCATACACGAGACAGTGTAAatgctgttttgtctgtgtgtgtgttcagaaggTGGACAGTGTGAGTCTGGATGTATCTGATGATGAGGAACTCAGGGAACAGATGGATCTGCACTCCATCATTGTGTCCTGCGTCAACGAGGAGCCATTGTTTACTGCTgagcaggtatacacacacacacacacacacacacacgcacagaggtaCAAACATGTGTAAGAGCAAGCGAGTGAGAAGTAGATTAATCCTAAACTCCACCATACGTCATCTGTTCACTGTACTGCAGAAGGCTGTAATGTGCAGATGAGCTCTCAACACCaagtaaacacacaggcacacacacacacacacacacacacacacacacacacacacacacacacacacacacacacacacacacagataaaacgTGTTCACAGGTTCTAACTTTATGTACTAGATATGATGTGTATTTGCATATACATGCAATAGGGGAAATCCATTAGggcttttaatgtttaaaaagaaaatattagtTTCAGTGATACAGAATGATGTAGTTAATGTAGTTGTTGTGTGTTATGGGTGTTGTTGATGGGTGTCTTTGTGGCAGGTGATTGAGGAGATAGAGGAGATCATGCAGGAGTCTCCGGACCCTGAGGAGGACGAGAGACCCTCCCAGTCTGACCTCTCTGTGCTTTCTAAGGAGCTGCACACCCTCTCTCACGCCACCTTCACCAGCAGCTATGAGGAACGTCAGTATTACGTCTGCgtctgtctgcctgcgtgtCTGCCCTTGTCTGTCTGTTATGTTTCTTGTAGGTGAACAAGGCTGGGGTAAAGATCCAGACAGGCAGaagaagaggaacagaaagtCGGATTCCCTGCCCAGACGAGGGTTACAGGGGCCTACTCCTGGAGCTGGGGTGGTGTTCTTCACTGACAGCCTGGTGGTCAGTGTGGGAGGACCGCATGGTCCAGCATGGACATGAGACGGAGCCTGTCAGATGTGGGGTGGGGCCTTTTGGGCATGGGGCAGAGCACAGGGGCTCTGGTTCCTTACTGCTGGAAGTGCACctgtcgagagagagagaggacagaactGGCAGAATGTGCCACATCAGCTGAGTAACGGTGATTGTGATGGAGGGCAAGACAGTTATTatgtaacacacatacattgcaTAATACTGTGCATTTAAATAgctttttgtgtgcgtgtttgtggatatccacaaacacgcacacaaaacgcTATTTAAATGCACAGCTATTTAAATGCACTTTAAGCATGTATGGGTTAGAGAGCTGGATCCTGGTGTTATTCAGAAGGCTGTTATctgttttatgctgttttatAGTTCATACTAAAGTAATTGGTTATGCATGTTTATCTGTGCACTTCTAAAAGATTGTATAATTCTGGTCAGGATGTAAAGGTTGGACTTCTTTTGAAAGAAacctgtccgtgtgtgcgttCGTGCACATTTGTTCAGAGCCctctcctgcaggtgtgtggtgcGTGTACACAATTGTTCAGAGCCctctcctgcaggtgtgtggtgtgtgtacacaattGTTCAGAGCCctctcctgcaggtgtgtggtgtgtgtacaacAATTGTTCAGAGCACTGTTCCCTTGTCCCCCAGGTCTGCGAGGCATGGGGGTGTGTGAGCTGGAGGAGTtgttggaggaggtggagagggagattCGCCGTTTCTCAGAGGAGCTGATTGAGCATCTGGCCCTGCGGGATGAGCTGGACTTTGAGAAGGAGGTAAAGAACAGCTTCATCTCTGTCCTCATCGAGGTGCAGAACCGGCAGAAAGAGCACCGAGAAATGgcgaagaggaggaggaaggggaggacCGTCACAGGAACACCGAGGAGTGATCGCACGCATGTGCCTGGAACTGTGAGTGTagcatacacgcgcgcacacatatacagatagAGAACCAGCTGCTGAATGTAATTgtaacgcgcgcacacactcactctctctcattctcttctgGAATAAGATATGTgctctttgctgtgttttttattgGTGGGTTGGTGTGCAAAATGAATGTTGGTTGCAGTATTGTGTTCATATGAGCTCGTCACACTCCCATGATCATACAtgcacgctcactcacacacatgccctctcgcatgcacacacacagagcagagtaCTGCTTCAGATTGCTGAATGCAGAGCTCATCTTTCTTTCGCTCAgactttctgtgttttgtacaCCTTTCTTTTCAGAGGCACTGCTGCCTGTGGTGCAtacttacctctctctctctagcagtTCAGTATGGAAGGTCTCTCCACTGTAATTCAGTCTTTCCGAGGCCCTGGAGAGGACAGACAGGTGCTGCTCCACTCCTGTCCTCCCGAgcgccatctctctctcttttaaacgTCTGTTATTTCTCACCTCCTCCACGTCGCTACGTGCTTCACATTGACACGTGTCACTGCTGTCGTAAGAAAAACCTTTTTCACTTTCCAAAAACGAAACCAGCTCAGCTGAAGCAGGTCAGACTAAAGCTTAGACCTGATGTGAAGCAGCTTGTTTTAAATCATTAGGAAACGCCCAGGGGCGCTAAAGGCGCTAGCAGGTTAACGCAAAATAAATCACAACCGCTAAAAATTGAGTTGCCCAGGTTTTCTTCCAACAGTAAGCATGTATCCAGACCCCTCTGCCCTCTCCAACTTTTATAAATGGAGTCCAGTATTTCTGAGGACAGTTGTGCCTCACTAGCCAATCACAGCTGTGTCAAGCATTCGGTTGTGACCAATTATTGTCAGTGCTCCCAGTGATGAGATTTTTGATTGGTTTAAATAGGGAATGTGATGCATACAAATTTGGTGCTGATTATTAATGAGTGAATAACCAGGGCAATTTTTCagaacaccaaaaaaaatacTACAGTTTACGCCCGTACTACAGAGTCACGCTACAGTTGACGCCTGAGTTACCCAAACTACTAGAGTCACTAATCATTTGTAACACACATTGCTTATATTCTTTATTATGGTTTCTTCATGATTttgttgatgtttattttttatttttgcatgatgTCATCCCTTCCTTTTTAGAAGTAAAGATTTTTACTTCTTAACTGTAATTACctaaacactctcactctctctctctcagtatttgACTACAGTTATTCCCTATGAGAAGAAAAATGGTTCTCCCTCAGTTGAGGACCTGCAGATCCTAACTAAGAGTGAGTGGAAATTGCACCACATGTTgcgtgtgttgtttttttggggggtttttttgtagtttctcCTTCAACGTGTGTAgttgtggttgtttgtgtttatttgtgtcattttttaCTTCAGTATTGCATGCCATGCGGGAGGACAGTGAGAAGGTCCCCAGCCTTCTGACCGATTACATCCTCAAAGGTAACGGCACGCCCCTTGCCACCATTCAGGGGGCACCACTTACCCAGGGGGCCACACTTACATATTCACCACCCGTGCCCCCCTTATCTGAGTGCCTGTCTATCTCTTCTTCTACCTTTCCTGGGTGTGTCTCCTTCATGAGCTTCCACCTTCTTGTGCTCCTCAGATGCCCACCCTCTACACTTGAATCTGTGGTTAATTGGCTCAGATGTTGTGATTGACAggtctcttgttttctctcgtCTCTGCAGTTCTGTGTCCCACATAGACCCATGCAGCTGGGCCTCGTCCAACACAGGCAGTTTGTCTCCCTCCCACATCCTTCCTTTCCTCACAAACGACCAGTTTCTTCTTTATTAACCTTTTGTGTACAAATGTAGTTATCCTTTAATATACTAGtaagatgtttttaatgttatgtgGGCATGTAGTCACCATTTGTAAACCATTGACAGTATTTTTGGAGGTACTGATGAAGGGCTGAATTGAGGCTGCATGGGTTTCACCTTTTTATATTTCTTCACTGTAGCCTGAGTTGGGTAATGTTGTGCTGGTCTGATCGATGCCCAATCAGGATTAAGAGGGAACAAGCTACACCCAATGAGAAAGCTTCAAGCAGAACTAATATAAAAATGCATTCATCACCTGTAGACAAGTCTGTTTCAGCTCGACCCATAGCAGAGTGTAGCATAGCTATAGCATTACTAACGTAATGGATATTTCACAGCAATATTAAGGAGAGTTTGTCTTTCCTGGTGGGGTCCTCCAAATGCTAAAATGCAGAGAGGACGTCATGTTTGAACAGTGATGTTTTGATGATGTGAACTTCTCTGAGAAGTGGAGAGATGGTACTGTAGTTAACGCGTCAGGACGGATAGTTCACTCTCTGTTGATAAGGAATCCCCAAAAATCAGGACCCCTTTCTCTGCACTTAGTTCTACAGTGACAACAGATGTTGGTGTTGAACTGGTGCATCTGTTCCAGATTCTACAGTGAGAAGTGCATGTTTCTTGAATGGAGCAGTCAAACTGATTTATCTCTGCACATCGTTTATCtgtagttatatagttatagacaaaaatacagagaacaaaaatgctggaaataaaattttacagaggtgcacacactaacacactgaaGAACAGCTGCAATGTTCAGTCAGTGACACTACAGTGTTTGTTTCCATAGTAATCCACATTGGTGAGCATTAATTAGAAAAGCTAATTCATGTTTAGTTGGTTAGTAACAGTTCCAGGATCAGGTGTGAGTCTGATCTGCCTGGAAGGCTCTGTGATTGTGTTGGTCATCCTGAGTTAGGGTGGGTTTGTGGGGAAAAAGACTGGTAGCAGTCATGTTCACAATAAAATGGATCCTTTTTGGGATTCTTAAGCAATGCAGCATTGAATGTGCACCCTCCTACAAGCCAAGTGCTTCCTGCCTCATTTAGACTCTACAGGAGAAATCTCTGTAGTAAGGCTTCTGTAGTATGTTTGTGGAGTATGTCGTATGCTAGTAAGGTAAGCGTTGGGCTGGTGTacgctcttgctctctctctcgtaagCAGAACGTGTCAAAGATAGAATCTGGATTTTCTCCAGTAGCTCACTTGATCTCTGTGGTGCtactcattttttaatttaacatttataatGGCAATAACTGGAAGGATGGAAATTGTATAATTAAGTCAATCCCAATCCCAAATGAACCCATGATGGGGTGCTATTAGTGCAGGTGGTGATGTCTCTGACAACGTCCCAGCACCCCAAAGGATAAAGAAAATATTCTGCTTTGTTTAAATCCAGATGGTACTTCTCCTAAGACAGAGTACCTGTGGCTAGTTCTGGAGTAGTAGTTGTGGTTAGCAGTACAGGTCCTCTAGACTAATAGGTCACTTAGCAGGTTTTGTCTAGCATTAACTATGGTTTGGCTAGTTAAACgggtgtctctgtgtgcctgCCTGTTTGTGATTTTATCATCTATGGTAGTGATTTTTGTAACCAGTCAGACACCAAGCAGTAGCTGCACCAGGCACTTTTTCTTGAGTTCATAATGAAAGTCAGCTCCACGTGAGAGGTGAAATGGGAAGGGTGTAGTCTTTCAGAACACTACATTACAGTCCAGCTGCTCTGTGGAAAAGCAAGTGAGGAACTGCACTTCCCACGATGCTTCATAACTCTTCTCCTTATAGCAGTGATTTGAGGAATAGGCTGGAGTGGcctgtggtgttttttttctgtttgtttgtttgttttgtttgttttttgtttgttttttgttttaaacaacaaataaacctATCCGCACTGAGTGCCAATTCAGGGTCCTTCTGCTAATAACTAgaagtttatatttatatgggAAAATGAGCAACAGTGAAAGGCCGTCTTTGTAAATGCCTGACATTTTGTACATAGAAAAACTCCTTATTTTTAATGCAACATTCTCAAAATTTTTTAATCTCATGTTCTATGCTATGAGAGTTAAATTATTTAGTCAGTGTTTTGTATCCATCTCATGGTCTGTAGCGGCACAAACATTACAGTGCCTGTATGCATCACAGTGCACCTCAAATAGATGATGACATCATACCTGTACGCATCACAGTACACTGCAAATAAATGATGACATCTTGGTgaaacagtgctgtgtgtttgtgttattgtaaCTGTGTGTTGGGTTAACCATCCAATAAACAGGATAGCTGATGCAATAATAAAGTATCTAGTGAAGGGGTAGGCCAGTCTGCATTACTGATTTGTAAGGGGTTTTTACCAGCCTTTCAGCAGCTAAATGGGTAGTATCTGTAACCGTtggttttaaaattgtttaaatgagtttaaactgctctAACATTAACTTGGATGACTAGCTAGCTGCCTTAATATTAAGATGTTTAGTTTTTTGGTGTATTTCATTAATCCTGTGGTGAACAAATCAATATTTCACTTTTGAGATTACCAGGAAGATATTTTCAGTAAAGTAATTAAGACTATTTTTAGGGGCATTAAGCAAGTTCTCACTACCATAATGCATCCAGATCCaatattttagaatttattgGCATTTTACTAAAATTACTCAATTCAAATTTCACATCCAGCGTTAGTAGCTAACTTGCCCCACATCCACCGCTATTAGCTACCTTGCCTAACCTGACTTTGACAGCCAGTAGTGGATTTATTACAGGACGATCTTCATGCAAcatatttgtgtaatttattattagCAATAATATTGTGAATGCTGACTAgttcacatattttttttctttctccatgttTCCAGATGtgcatattataaatattatgagGCTGTGtgattttcatatgcattttcaCATGCATCTAGGTCTGGTACATTTTCCTCCAAATGTTGCTGTGTTAGGCTTGGGTAGTGGGTCACATGTCCAAAATATAAGTAGCTAGATGTGGAGACATGGCCAGTCTGTTCAGTGTTCCAACATctcattaaatataaaacatcccATCTAGAGTATAAAACCACGATGACGATGATTACAGTATGACAAACCGCTAATGTTCTTTCCAGAAATTGGACACGGCTGAACAGAACACATAATTTAAACATGAACGCTGAAAACACATGGGTCTGTTAACTGCACTGTAGCTGTAAATTCTGTTCAGAATGAAAAGGGTGCATTTGCCCTTCACAATGTGCTTACGACACCTTATAAAGGTCAGACACACCACCTTCAAGTTAGGTAGTCCTGCCAGACACACCCAGTGGCGTTCAGCAAAAATGACATAACAGGATGACATCACAAGACAAGTCATGACTTCTGCAAGTCTTTGTCATTCCTGCCCTTGGCTTCGTCTCCCTGCTCCTGTTGGAGGAGTAATGACTTCCGAGTGGAGGCTCCTGTGTTCACTCTCCCATGAGGGAGAGGGATCAGCGACACCACACTCCACAGCACAGATTCAGTTCTGACGGATTCAGCTCTCATAGATTCAGTTCTGACCGATTTAGTTCTCATAGATTCAGCTCACAGATTCAGTTCTGGCAGATTCAGTTCTCATAGATTCAACTCTAACAGATTCAATTCTGACAGATTCAGTTCTCACAGATTCAGCTCTCATAGATTCAGTTCTGACAGATTCAGTTCTCATTGATTCAGCTCTCATAGATTTAGTTCACAGATTCAATTCTAATAGATTCAGTTCTCATTGATTCAGCTCTCATAGATTCAGTTCTCAATGCccacaagcatttttttcttttttctctctttgtaggttttctccattttttcttttttttttgtccctgcAAACCTCTTCCTGCATGCGCCTCTGAAAGGGCTCTGGCTGTTTGGAGGTTAGAGGTCAGAGAGCACTGTTACAGAAGGTCACAAATTGGTGTCGGTGAACATGGTGTGCTCTTTTCTCACGGTGCTAAAGCCCTTAATGGTGTCCACAAACTCCTCGTCAAACTGAAGGAGACGAAGAggtgagaaaaaggaaaagtatTAGACAAACAGAAGACGTAAGGAGAAATTAGAGTCAAACAAGTTTATTTTCCTAAGCCCTTAttggatgtgtgtttggggcTCACCATGCCACTGTCGTGAGCTTGAAAATATGGATCCCACACCacatcctctccctccccctccttcctgtCTATCAGCTGGCTCACACTCCTCCTCAGGTGACTCTGGGAGGGGCCATGTGCAGTCATGTGGCCTGTTGACACAGTAACTATCCCCACCTCACCCGCAGATAAACTGCGGCCTTCCAGAATTTTGGTGTTGGTCACTTCCTGAGAGACAAACACGTCACAAACATCT
Protein-coding sequences here:
- the si:ch211-57i17.1 gene encoding fasciculation and elongation protein zeta-2 isoform X2, with protein sequence MAAPLSQFDEDWQDFNEFSPVADARLSRLDRINANMGDAGPEGFSDTDNCVSGETCRFESLEDLVHDFDERLTVCFRTHDTRTENIAPVKPITEDNLLKDDEIWNTLTDNYGNVMPVDWKTSHTRSLHLPTLNLCLQEKVDSVSLDVSDDEELREQMDLHSIIVSCVNEEPLFTAEQVIEEIEEIMQESPDPEEDERPSQSDLSVLSKELHTLSHATFTSSYEERLRGMGVCELEELLEEVEREIRRFSEELIEHLALRDELDFEKEVKNSFISVLIEVQNRQKEHREMAKRRRKGRTVTGTPRSDRTHVPGTYLTTVIPYEKKNGSPSVEDLQILTKILHAMREDSEKVPSLLTDYILKVLCPT
- the si:ch211-57i17.1 gene encoding fasciculation and elongation protein zeta-2 isoform X1, yielding MAAPLSQFDEDWQDFNEFSPVADARLSRLDRINANMGDAGPEGFSDTDNCVSGETCRFESLEDLVHDFDERLTVCFRTHDTRTENIAPVKPITEDNLLKDDEIWNTLTDNYGNVMPVDWKTSHTRSLHLPTLNLCLQEKVDSVSLDVSDDEELREQMDLHSIIVSCVNEEPLFTAEQVIEEIEEIMQESPDPEEDERPSQSDLSVLSKELHTLSHATFTSSYEERLRGMGVCELEELLEEVEREIRRFSEELIEHLALRDELDFEKEVKNSFISVLIEVQNRQKEHREMAKRRRKGRTVTGTPRSDRTHVPGTRHCCLWCILTSLSLAVQYGRSLHCNSVFPRPWRGQTGAAPLLSSRAPSLSLLNVCYFSPPPRRYVLHIDTCHCCRKKNLFHFPKTKPAQLKQVRLKLRPDVKQLVLNH